The DNA region CAAATCTTTGGTTTGCTCAGCTGAGGTCGGCCGCTTTCAGCGTCCAACCCGCAGTCACCCCCCGCACCCCGGAATGAGAAAAAAATAACAAACAAAAAGAAAAACCCGCGGGCGGGTTTTTCCCAGCATTTTTCCAGACGGCGTGCGATTCCTGCGCAGGCGATCAGCCGGAGCAGAGCACGGCGGCGCAAGAAAAATGCGATTCGCGTTAATTCGCGAGGATTCGCGGTTGGTTTTTCTCATGTGTCCACACAGAACCATGCCCTTCGCTAATTGAATAATACGTACCGCACACGTGAATTTAACAAGGCGATTGACTATTATTTTACGCTCAATACACCAGCGTCAGCTTGCCGTTCTTGGCCACTTCGGCCGCGAGATGGGTCGGCGGCAATTTCGACGCCAGCACCGAGATCTTTGCATGCAGACATTTTCTAACGAGGTCTGCCGTCACTTTTCCCGAGACAAGGACTGCGGTGCTTTCCGGCGGGATCCCTTCCAAAAGGAGCCGGCCGACCACCTTGTCCAAAGCCGTAAACTGCCCGATATCTTCCGCACATGCCGCGCCCATTCCTTCGGCAAACGCCGCCGCCCCAAACCCTCCTGCTTTGATAACCTCGCTGGAAAATGTATGGTTCAAAATATCCTTTGGGACCGGGATGCAGGACTCAAGCACCGGCAGCTTCTCCGGATCCAGATAGGACGCCGTCCCCCCGCAACCCGAGACCACGCTTTTTTTCGGCAGCAGGACCTTGAACGGATTCTTCGTCAGCACGCTCACGCCCGTTTCCGTCTGCATCACCGACTCGATATCCGCATACGGCACGATCCCTTCCGTCGTCAGATACCCGGCCGCAAACTCCTCGGTCATGTCTTTCAGCATCATCACGGTCACAAGCCCCCGTCCGTTTACCGTCAGGGAAACCGGCTGTTCATTCAGTAAACCATTCAGAAATGCTGTCATTGTTATGATAGAGTATGGGTTTAGTACATTAAAAAGAATGGCGGGTGTATCATTGTGGTATCTTTACGTATGTCCATCCTATACATAATCTGTTGTTGGTGTAATTCGATTTCGTGTACGGAATTCTTTTTAATGTGTTCATCCATCACACGAAATCCACGAAAAATATACAAAAACACGAAAAAAGAAATATTTGTTGGGTGGGCCCCTGAAGCACCCTCCCCCGTCCCCCGCACCAAATCCACCAAACCGCAAACCTTCGGTTTGCTCGGCTGAGGTCGGCCGCTTTCAGCGTCCAACCCGCCAACGAAAGGCACGAAATGGGGGACGGGGGAGGGTACGATGTACAATCACCTTACAACCGATCTATCTATATTTCGTGTTTTTGTGTATTTTTCGTGAATTTCGTGTGATGACTCATACCACCCTAAAGAATCCCGTACACGAAACCAAAGTACACCCAAGAAATGAAAAACTACGAAAGATCTTATTGCGCATTGACCTATTCTGTTGTCCAACTGCCTGCAAACTAAAAAAATAATAGGAGCAGGAGTAATACTTTTTCTCCAAGAAGTAGAAGTAAGAAGCCGGATATTGGCTTAGTAAAACTATAAAATGTCCCCTCTCATATTATTAACCAATGTTAATACAGGGACGAAGCATTGCAAAAGGGACCGGAACCGGCCCTCTCCTGATAACCGATACACCCATATCCTTCCTCGGAGGCGTCGATCCGAAAACCGGCATCGTCATCGACGAAACCCACCCCCTCTTCGGCAAATCGGTCGCCGGAAAAGTCCTGGTATTCCCGTACGGAAAAGGTTCGACCGTCGGCTCCTATGTCTTATATGCCCTCGCGAAAAACCATGTCGCTCCTGCCGCGATCATCAACACCGAATGCGAAACGATCATCGCGACCGGGGCGATCATTGCGGAGATCCCGACCGTCGACCGCCTCAAGGGCGATCTTCCAAAAGACGGGATCGTCACCGTTGACGGAACCAGCGGGACGGTCTCTTTCGCACAATGCGGGTAACCTGGCGTTTCATCGCAGCGGCCCGAAACTCGTATGCTGCCCTGTATGCCGCGTCCGAAAAATACGGCTACATCCTCGAACCGGTCGATTCACCCGCTGACGGCGGGGACGTGATCTGTTATAGTCTGAATAGTCTCGACTATCCAAAATACGTCGACGAGATCAAATCCGCCGAGCAGATCACGATTGTCGGGGGGCCGCATCCTTCTGCCTGCCCAAACGAGGTCTCTCTTATCGCGGACTATGTCGTGGTCGGCGAAGGAGAACGGACGTTGCCGCGTCTTCTTGCCGCTCTCGAGAGGGGAGAGGACGCGACGAAAATACCGGGCGTTGCCTTCCGTGGCTCCGCCCCCATCCCGATCGACCATGCGGTCAGACTGGATGCGTTCCCTTCGTTTTCCCGGATGAAAGGGTATATCGAACTTTCCCGCGGCTGCCCTTTTTCCTGTGCCTACTGTCAGACCCCGTGCCTGCACGGAAGAAAAATGCGTCACCGATCCCGGGAGGCGATTGTTTCGATGGCCGAAAAATATCAGGATGCCCGGTTCGTCACGCCGAACGCCTTCGCCTACGGTTCTGCAGACGGCC from Methanocorpusculum labreanum Z includes:
- a CDS encoding formate dehydrogenase accessory sulfurtransferase FdhD, with product MTAFLNGLLNEQPVSLTVNGRGLVTVMMLKDMTEEFAAGYLTTEGIVPYADIESVMQTETGVSVLTKNPFKVLLPKKSVVSGCGGTASYLDPEKLPVLESCIPVPKDILNHTFSSEVIKAGGFGAAAFAEGMGAACAEDIGQFTALDKVVGRLLLEGIPPESTAVLVSGKVTADLVRKCLHAKISVLASKLPPTHLAAEVAKNGKLTLVY
- a CDS encoding DUF126 domain-containing protein — protein: MLIQGRSIAKGTGTGPLLITDTPISFLGGVDPKTGIVIDETHPLFGKSVAGKVLVFPYGKGSTVGSYVLYALAKNHVAPAAIINTECETIIATGAIIAEIPTVDRLKGDLPKDGIVTVDGTSGTVSFAQCG
- a CDS encoding TIGR04013 family B12-binding domain/radical SAM domain-containing protein, with the translated sequence MRVTWRFIAAARNSYAALYAASEKYGYILEPVDSPADGGDVICYSLNSLDYPKYVDEIKSAEQITIVGGPHPSACPNEVSLIADYVVVGEGERTLPRLLAALERGEDATKIPGVAFRGSAPIPIDHAVRLDAFPSFSRMKGYIELSRGCPFSCAYCQTPCLHGRKMRHRSREAIVSMAEKYQDARFVTPNAFAYGSADGRVPDVEKLRRLLSSMPKNNIYFGTFPSEVRPEFVIQETAELITEFCSNTKLHFGAQSGSDAVLRKMGRGHTVVDVYSALETCKKVGLTPVVDVIFGFPFASDEDEEATLSLVREVTRYGTAHVHYLTPLPGTPLEGSTPRDILPEVDKRLGQLALSGRVTGYWHDKF